The Macrobrachium nipponense isolate FS-2020 chromosome 44, ASM1510439v2, whole genome shotgun sequence genome contains the following window.
tatTGGGCAGTTAAAATAGTAGCAGGCATGTTAACGATATCCTTTATACCTGTTATAGATATTATAGCCTGATCCAGGTCTCTTGTATGGTTTATACCTTGACTCTAATTGTGGGTTTCactttattcactgttaatataGTAAGCGAGTTGATGGTGATTCACAGTTTCTGAAATTCCTTGTACTGATCTGGTTAGTGTCAGAGTTAAGCACAGTTACCAGCAATCTTTGGAAATTATTCAGTGAGGCAAGAGCAAAGATGTTCAGATTCccattacatttttaaaacaTTCCTGAGCCATGCCGAGCTAAACTAAGAAATGGCTGTAATTATGGGGTTTGGAAAATAATCCGGTAAAATGACATCCAGCCTTAGGTCTTAAGCACAAAATCTCTAGAAACCTGAAAATCTGAAGTTTATAAGCCTCTTTCTCTTCAAAGCCCCTTCAGCTGGGGTGGTGAATAATTTTGTGATGTTCTTTGACCTGCAAGCCATGATACCCCCATAATTCACACTTTACCATGAGTAGCCTTGGCTGAAGGCCTGTGTAGTTCACCAGGTCAACCAACTTAGGTGAAATGTAGCAGAAAATCAAGTCTTATTTGAGGTCCTTAATGGAAGGTTATCAGGCTTTTACTACCCCACCAATGAGACTTCATCACCAGTGTAAGATTCAGTGTCATTAGTGTATGGATCTCTCTTTACCTTCCGACATATGGGAGAAATCAAAGCCCCTTGTCTATCACTTCTTGGAACAATTTCAGCAGTTACATATCCCGCCCCGCCCGGCCCCGGGACCAGTTCAAGTTTATGTCTTGCTCTCTGTCACTTATGATTGTCCAACAGCAGACAGGACAACGTTTtcataaatgcataaaaacagcCCCTCCTTAGAAGGCAGTACCGTAAACACTTAACTGCATAGTACTACAACTGCTGTTCAACTACTTAAGTTTTGATATTCCCAAAAAGATTAGTTCTTCTTACCTTGTGCTGTCCAGAATAACTGAAACATTCTGAACAAGAATGAAGATCATTGATGAAAAACTGCAAATGCAAAATATGTATAGTTCATTATTTTCCAAGCTTTAGAATGACTCTGATGTAGTATGTAGAGGCCTTCCTCCATTTCAGTGGGATACTTATACAATACATTGCTCTGACAGCAATATACGTAAGTAAAATAAGAGGTTTGTTTCATatctaaatgaaatatataaatatataaataatgtgacaaatataaatttctttctcacAGGTTTGCAAAGCTGCTAAATCAAAGTCTTCGGCAAAGCATGAGACGCTTGCGTAATACTATAAGAAGTACCACAGAAGCAACTCAAAATGGAGATAATGAGAGTGCTGCACAAACCAACAGTTGTAGTAGGGTAGAGGAATCTACAAGCAGAAATACTCCATATATTCCTCCCCCTGATTATGTCACTATAGTAGGTGAATGTGGTCCACAGATAGTAAGTTCTCCTGCTGGTAACACTGACCCACCACCCTTATACTCTACTCTAGACCCTTTACGACGACAACGTGCATTAGCAGCTCTGGCTAATGCAACAACTTCTACTTTTAATGTGAAATCAGATGTGGTTGCAGAAACTGCACACCCAGTGACACCATCCCTTCAGAGAAGCAACAGCAGAAGGGAGTCAGGTTTACGGAGAAGTATAGCCTCTGGGGTAAGACGAAGTGCCCGCCGCTTAGCAGCAACCCTTGGTGTTGGCAATGGGGACGACGACTCCACTCTTGTTACCAGTGAAGAACCCATAAGTCAAGATACACAATCTTCAAGGGATGGTGAAGAGTTGCATCCACATGCTTACACTAACTTTGAAATGGTTTCACAGTCAGAAGCTTAAGTCATGCGTAACTAGTGAATTGAAATaggcattattatttataaaaatgaaaatttatatgagtattttgtTTTCTACACTTTTTATATTGACTTTAAAATATTCTATTACACCATCTGGTAAATGTTGtgtattatattacaatatatttggACTTGGAGAAAAATTTAATGTTCTTGATATCTAATATAATACTTATTACTTTGTAATGCAGTACAGTATATATTCAGACATGAAATAATTCTATGAAAGTTGTTGAAAAATTGTTGtgctttttaataaaacttgtagATAAAAGTACCTCTCCAGTAGAGATGTTTAACTATACACTATCCAGTACTGACAAAAGTCCTAAGAGAGGAAAATGGGAAAAGAGTATGACAACTTATGAGTGCAAGAGAAAATGTAATTTGTAATTGTTTTTCATGTATACTACAAAACATCTGGTAAATAATTTACAGTAAggataaataaaattatagtaagcaacattaacattaaaagtataattaaagaaaaactatATACAACACATCCAACTTAAAATCCTGAAGTCTGAAGCCTTTGCCTTTCTTTTCTCGTCATTCCTGTTCTTCGGTATTCACTCCTCTCGGCAAGATACTCAATTTTACATTGTTCCTGTGAAACACAAGTAAATAgttgtaaatggaaaaataaaaattacaaactgGAAATTGCCTagttggatactttaaatttcaATAACAATTTCTTGTGATAACACTTGCCAATGAAGTAATTATACAAAACACAGACTGTACAATATCAATATAGTAAGGTGCTCTGAATACAAAAAGTATTTTTACATGCAACTTACAGTATGCCTCTTAGTACTAAACATCTTTTAAAGTATTCAAATTGCTCAGTTCTACTAAAGCACTATATTTTCACAAAAGTTTTTATACAAACCACTGAACTTTGCAGGGAGCACATGAGGCAACAAGTCCCAAAATGAATGGTATTCCTTGAGCTACTTACCATGCTCCTCATTCTACTGTCCCAATCCCCTGTGAAAGCAAGGAAGGGAGGAGAGCACTAGATTTTATGATGAACTggtttgtaaacttattttaaaaacatacattgtatcacaaaccaatTCATCATAAAACCTGAATTGGCTTAAATCcatcaaaaggaatgaaaacaaaaagctgGCAAAGAAGGTCCGTATGGAGTGTTTTGGTGCATAAACATTGCAATGGAAGGATCTCCAGGCTTCACACACTAAAGGGGCATAAAATCCTATATTCAAAGTGAGGATATGGGTAGCATtgatggtaataaaaaaaaaaaaagtccatgttGACAGtgacagcattaaaaaaaaaaaaaaaaaaaaaacagcagcctTGCAATGCCTGATGCCCACCCTGGACATGGCAGAGTCAAATGAGTCATTACTCAAGAGCCTTTGTCCTGAGTGAGGGTAGGTCCTCTTAAGGACACAAGACCAACTACAAGATAGAAGCTCTAGCCCAGACAAAACATTTTTCACCAATGGCCAACCTTGACAACTCACAAGCTGAAACAGTTGAGAGATGAAAGGATGCTATACCACAAAATAGTGTCAGACAACTCAAAGTTATAAGGGAAGAACCTCCTAACCTAGAGAAggctgtttaacagcaaaaagAGAACTACTCTTTAAGTCAAAAGTGTCGGGCTACCAACCCAGAAGCAACAGTAAGTCAAACAAGAAACAGTGATGAGTCTGAAACCTCACGAAAGACTTAGAGGTCACAATTAGAACAGCTTGAAGTGATCCAAAATGTTGCCCAAATCACCCCAAGAAAAGTGATACATCCAAATGAGACTCAAGGTCAACTAGTGAGGTCATGCAGAAAAAAGGTCAAGCCCTGACTTGGAGATCCACTGAAATGAAtagaatataaatgtaaaaatatcagAATGGCACTGAATTTTCACCTACATGAGGCAAAGCTGTAGAAATGAAAGAAGATAGGCACAAGAATCTTCCCAACtgaaaaagcacatagcaaaccATAATTTGAAGAAGGCCTTCCAAGATGAGTTAGTGGATGAAAGGATGAGAACCCCACCATTGTTCAAAGCCACAAATCCTCTCATCATCAACAAAGGGCTGTGGCTAAAGTGCTGCAGGCAGTGGTGAAGAAACAGCAGAAATACCAAAAATATTTCACTCACTTAAGCTAAGCTACTGACACGAGGAGGCAGTGACTTCCCATAAAAGAGACCTTAGTAACCTGTAGAGGGGTTAGTTTCAAGTAGCAAAATCCCCCAAAAATGAGGCAAAAAACTCATCCCCTCTGCCAGTATTTATAGCAAATCAAAAACCTGATTCTTATAAACCACGGGAAAGGGGATGGATGTTGCGCCACTGACCATGACTTCTCAATAAGGTAGTCAACCTGACTAACAGGTTTGTTGGAGGAGGCAAATCCAAAGAGTTAACCTCTACCCATCCTTAGAAACTGAGGTGCCCAGCCAATCTCCTCAGATTAAGAAATGTACTCTGAAACATTGACCTTCACTACCTCCAAGATTACTTATTCTTCTGTGCAAATAAtgtattcaaaacaaaaacaatgtccTAAAACATTTTGGAAAAGCTCATTCATCACACCCATGATTGAGTTTCATTTCAGGGACAAACTCAGCTGTAAGTTGACAGTCATTATTATCAAGGAATCACCAAGGTAATTTTCTTGACAGTTATTGAAAGGTAATCTTACTGACCTTCCCTCTATAGATGCTGTTTCTCTTTTGCAGCCCTCTGATTCAGAAATTACCAATATCTGATGAATCTTCCACttattacataaaaaatcttCAAACCCTTCTTTGTGCTGGTCTGATTAAGAAGAGTTCATATtgcaaaatacataataaaagtaaACTAGAAGTCTTACCTTAAATTCCTCATCTTTGTACCATTTTTCTAGACAGCCCCATAGAGCAGTATTCTCTTTTCGACATGTGTAGAACATTGATAACTTTGAATCTTTACAACACAGGGTAAattctgaaaaacaaaattatatacttattagTGAAAATAACAAGATCCAAAATGTCAAATAGCCTCTTAATAACGAAGACAGATACTTCCTCAGATATGAAGGCTTCATACTACATGTACTACTATAGAACTAATATCAGTAGATAAGAGCACATAAAATGCTCTacgtgcatttaaaaaaaattaagtttttattctataaaccttcatCTGCTGCAAAATGGTTCATTACAAAGCATGAATAACCCATCACATTCCCTTCTTATTCAAGTGACTATTGTTGAtcacaagaaaaaacaaatgaaagaacaaaaataaattttatgaaaagttCTATGTATGCTTTATACCTAAACCCTTTCTTGGAAAATTGAGAACCACTGTATAACAGAAACCCTTCCTGCAAAACAGACCCATAGCAGGGTTATATGTACACGTATTACAAAAACTAAACACGAGTGAAGATACTGATACATTTAATGGGTAATTTTCAAACTTCAATGAACAGTAAACTAATAATGCTTTGACTTGTTTCCAATACATGTATACTGTAAAATATAAAGCATCAAAATCCAAATTCAAAACAATTCAGGCTTTTCTTGGCACTTCTACAATGCAGTAAATAAAACTGGATATTTCCAAATTCATATTTACAAAAACAGGATGGTTAAAATAAATTAAGTATAAAGACTGCTAAAAGGAATTAATGACCTGGACATTTTGGAAGGTCAAATAAACCACCTCAATTAACAATGAAGCTTTCATATTGTTTTATCAGAAGTAACTGTATATCATTCATAAAAACAATTCCAATTATGGAGTACGTAGTACACAACTAGAATGGAATTTGGACACTAACCTCGGTGTGTTTGTCCAGATTCACAAAATCAAAATTCCATATACAGTATATCAGCTTTTCATTTAGGTCTAACTTATGCATGTCAACATACATGTGGTTCCTTAACAAAGCAAAAATACTTGAATCATAAGAGATTTCTTTCAGAAAGTAGATGAAATACTGTACTGAAAAATACTGTAAAATTACCTTCTACTTCCTTACTGCATTTTTCTGCTCGGGCAATATCTCGCATCTTTTTTGGTATCATGACTTCAAGCTCCACCTTCCGTAAGGATTTGTCATCTGGATCACCTAAAGTATATGAAAACTTGCCGATATTCATAATCTTGAATGATTCATAAGACTAAAACAAGCCaaaaaagacctgctccaaatgtAAGActcacaaacataaaaaaatgccttttcatataaattgcaccatgaataaaaaattttaatttttacacttCAATACAAGATACTGAACCAACTCACGCAAATTCATGAATGACTGAAGTCTCCAATGCTTGTGCCACAGGATAATTAGCCACAATTAAACTAAAATTTTGAATTCAAATTACTACTTAACTACcaataataatgtaaatttagAGACGAGGGACTTTTTGCACAGCTGTCTATATAGGTACAATGTCACAACAGAAATACAAGTACAGTATGGCCACAGAGACATGAGAAAATACTATACTGCACTGTAACAATACAGAATCAAGTTACTTACTATGGTGAAGAATCAATAAGATCAACTAACCTAACCCATGGGGTCCTCCGGTGTTCCTAAATTTGCGATCTGAAGGTAAACTGGAATCACTTTCAGCAAATGCAGCCATGAGAGCTATGTATAAACTCCaggtttaatatttttctttaatctgGCTTCCCAATATATTGGAATAATGTGAAGTTGAATCTGAAATTAAAAATGTGTACTTGTACTGATCAACAGCCAATGGAATTATATGACAGCCCCTACCAATTCGGTAcaaaatttattcttattcagtattttaaattttttacttcTCATTATACACAAAGGCTTCAGAGTAAGATTAATAAATCAACTTTAAGGCAATTTGTATTATGtcattgtatacaaatcacaGACTTATATGTAAGAGTGTTCCTCAATGTTATATCAATTTAATGGTGAATCAAACTACGTGTGTATTTACAAACAATCTAAATACATTAGGCCATATACCAACATGCAAATTTGTGAAAGGAGGTCAAGGTTAAAGTTACTTCCTTGGATGATGCCATAAAATCTTATAGGCAGGTTTTACAGCAAGGTCCAAGATTTTAGCCTTGTAGTCTAACAATCAAAACATGTGTAGCACAAGTTACTACAATCCTTACGATCCTGGCCAATCTTTCTATGCATAGTTAAAGGGGGAGGGGGTTCACCCAGTGTACAGCCAGGGAGGAAGAGTCACATATTTTAGACCAGGTCAAGATGCAGACTTTACATAGGCACTTCACTCTGATTTATAAAGCCCTGTGTCAGGTTAAATCATGTTTAATGGAGACAAGGTCCCCTAGCCTGGTAGGTCCTAGGGCCCTATATTGAGAGAATTGGGGCAGGTTAGTTCAAAATTAATCTTAATATTTCACTGATTTTTATGTTACCTTAAGTCAGGTATTGACGTATCTCTGCTTCAAATTACTTTTTGATCTGTGATGGTCTC
Protein-coding sequences here:
- the LOC135204235 gene encoding COX assembly mitochondrial protein homolog, whose translation is MAAFAESDSSLPSDRKFRNTGGPHGLGDPDDKSLRKVELEVMIPKKMRDIARAEKCSKEVEEFTLCCKDSKLSMFYTCRKENTALWGCLEKWYKDEEFKEQCKIEYLAERSEYRRTGMTRKERQRLQTSGF